A window of the Microbulbifer aggregans genome harbors these coding sequences:
- a CDS encoding type 1 glutamine amidotransferase domain-containing protein — protein MAEVLIPLPDKDFDVTEVAVPWRLLTSAGHHVIFATEKGTGAPVADPLLLTGVIFGQLGAEKEAKAFYREMCEDRAFNNPLSWSSLNVDNFDALILPGGHAPGMRQYLDNSSLHKFVSDFWATNRPVGAICHGVVVLARAKSGDGKSILHGKKTTCLPKYMERLAYCLTFWKLGNYYRTYPAYVEAEVRDALSSPGDFVRGPINLGKRGTSADHKAAFVVEDGRYVSARWPGDAYLFTERFMSLL, from the coding sequence ATGGCAGAAGTTTTAATTCCACTTCCCGATAAGGACTTTGATGTAACCGAGGTGGCTGTTCCTTGGCGATTACTCACAAGCGCGGGGCATCATGTGATTTTTGCGACTGAAAAAGGTACGGGTGCTCCTGTCGCAGATCCGTTGCTACTTACTGGGGTTATTTTCGGGCAGCTTGGTGCTGAAAAGGAGGCAAAAGCATTCTATAGGGAGATGTGTGAAGACAGGGCATTTAACAACCCCCTGTCGTGGTCAAGCCTGAACGTCGACAATTTTGATGCGTTAATTTTGCCCGGCGGGCATGCACCTGGTATGCGCCAATACCTTGATAACTCAAGTCTGCACAAGTTTGTTTCGGATTTCTGGGCTACAAATCGTCCTGTGGGTGCGATTTGTCATGGGGTAGTGGTTCTCGCACGCGCGAAGAGCGGTGATGGGAAATCCATATTGCATGGCAAGAAAACCACGTGTCTTCCCAAGTACATGGAAAGGCTCGCCTATTGTCTGACGTTTTGGAAGCTCGGAAACTATTACCGTACGTACCCTGCTTATGTTGAAGCTGAAGTCCGCGATGCTTTGTCGAGCCCAGGTGACTTCGTACGAGGACCGATCAATCTTGGTAAGCGTGGGACCTCTGCAGACCATAAAGCTGCATTTGTGGTTGAAGATGGTCGCTATGTGTCGGCTCGCTGGCCCGGAGATGCCTATCTGTTTACTGAGCGGTTCATGTCATTGCTGTAA
- a CDS encoding arsinothricin resistance N-acetyltransferase ArsN1 family B yields the protein MIRIANTGDVVAIARIYNHYVENTAVTFEVNPVSEEEMASRVAECQGSRLPWLVAEDPNGVVGYCYATKWKGRAAYQYSVEASVYVAPSSLGRGWGTRLYKQLLVELRRRDLHAVICGITLPNEASVALHEKLGMVKVAHFKEVGRKFDQWIDVGYWQCLLTD from the coding sequence ATGATCCGCATTGCCAACACAGGTGACGTCGTCGCTATCGCCAGAATCTACAACCATTATGTAGAAAATACGGCTGTGACGTTTGAGGTTAATCCGGTTTCCGAAGAAGAAATGGCATCCCGGGTAGCCGAGTGCCAGGGGAGTCGCCTACCCTGGCTAGTGGCAGAGGATCCCAATGGGGTGGTAGGTTATTGCTACGCCACGAAATGGAAAGGGCGTGCGGCCTATCAGTACTCGGTCGAGGCTTCGGTTTATGTGGCGCCATCTTCGCTTGGCAGGGGGTGGGGAACCCGCCTCTATAAGCAGCTATTGGTCGAGCTTAGGCGCCGGGACCTGCATGCAGTCATCTGTGGTATCACATTGCCCAATGAGGCCAGCGTTGCCCTGCATGAGAAGCTTGGCATGGTCAAGGTCGCCCATTTCAAAGAGGTCGGAAGGAAGTTCGATCAGTGGATCGATGTCGGGTATTGGCAATGCCTGCTAACAGACTAA
- a CDS encoding ZIP family metal transporter, producing MTIIVILIVSGALLIGALWGLWGRISDSTEGFLVALAGGALLISAVLELIYPSMEDGRVGWVLVSVLAGAVSFALLDYLVKEKCAAGQGAGLLMAITLDGVPENLALGVSLIGTAPMTVAALSCSIFLSNLPEAAGGAREMREGKLSRRTVLLLWTAAALLLSLAALAGHWLLADIDDAILAYIRCFAGGAVVASLAIEVFPKAFSKDNYWSGVAAALGLVIALFLHALGEG from the coding sequence GTGACGATCATCGTCATTCTCATCGTCTCTGGAGCGCTTCTTATTGGCGCCCTCTGGGGACTCTGGGGCAGAATCTCGGATTCCACCGAGGGGTTTCTGGTCGCCCTGGCAGGCGGCGCGCTGCTCATTTCAGCGGTACTGGAGCTCATCTATCCCTCCATGGAGGATGGGCGTGTGGGCTGGGTCCTGGTGTCTGTCCTGGCGGGGGCTGTGAGCTTTGCTTTGCTGGATTACCTGGTTAAGGAGAAGTGCGCGGCAGGGCAGGGCGCGGGACTGCTGATGGCCATTACCCTCGACGGCGTTCCGGAAAATCTCGCGCTGGGTGTCTCGCTGATTGGAACTGCACCGATGACGGTGGCGGCTCTATCGTGCTCGATCTTCCTCTCAAACCTTCCGGAAGCAGCTGGCGGTGCCAGGGAGATGCGGGAAGGCAAGCTCAGTCGACGCACTGTACTGCTGCTGTGGACGGCGGCCGCCCTGTTGCTATCCCTGGCTGCACTGGCCGGACATTGGCTGCTGGCCGATATCGACGACGCTATTCTTGCCTATATCCGCTGTTTTGCGGGTGGTGCGGTAGTGGCGTCCCTGGCGATCGAAGTTTTCCCCAAAGCCTTCAGCAAAGACAACTACTGGTCTGGTGTGGCGGCTGCCCTGGGGCTGGTGATTGCACTGTTCCTGCATGCACTCGGGGAAGGGTAG
- a CDS encoding DUF3833 domain-containing protein, with protein sequence MQTTHLIATRRLLLILCALFLVACSSAGIEHYQDKQPRMVPEEFFRGPLTAHGVLKDRNGTVTRRFNADLQGSWNGGVGLLAERFLFDDGEVQFRNWQLIPTASDTPGVRTYIGRAEDVVGDAEVEVSGNAMFIRYVLEVPYKGDTIEINVDDRMYLISDRVLINESKLSKLGIPVGEIVLTIIRGEGKQLSRNAK encoded by the coding sequence ATGCAGACTACTCACCTGATCGCTACCAGGCGCCTGCTTTTAATACTGTGCGCGCTTTTTCTTGTCGCCTGCAGCTCTGCCGGCATTGAGCACTATCAGGACAAGCAGCCCCGGATGGTGCCGGAGGAATTCTTTCGCGGCCCACTGACCGCCCACGGTGTACTCAAAGATCGCAATGGCACGGTCACCCGGCGCTTCAACGCGGACCTGCAGGGAAGCTGGAATGGCGGCGTCGGCCTGCTCGCCGAGCGCTTTCTGTTTGATGACGGAGAAGTGCAATTCCGAAACTGGCAGCTCATCCCCACTGCAAGCGATACGCCCGGCGTGCGGACCTATATCGGCCGTGCCGAGGATGTGGTGGGGGATGCTGAGGTGGAGGTCAGCGGCAACGCCATGTTTATCCGCTATGTGCTCGAAGTCCCCTACAAAGGCGACACCATCGAGATCAATGTGGATGACCGCATGTACCTGATATCCGATCGGGTACTGATCAATGAATCGAAACTGAGCAAACTCGGTATTCCCGTGGGCGAGATTGTACTGACGATCATCCGGGGAGAGGGAAAACAATTATCTCGCAATGCCAAGTGA
- a CDS encoding tetratricopeptide repeat-containing sulfotransferase family protein — translation MSPVDISGKLSEVRSAVARKDWRTATALCIDILKRDPRQADAHLVLGLAAAEGGKIDMALRAFDTVLKIDPARFDARVQKARCLVQAGRHADAEREADRCTEPARDNAKILDVLATVYSHIGKQEKAEPLISRAASLAPDDIAILSNAAAIQLFVGRKQEAVDNLQRVLEQNPDHGRSHWQLSRARRAECSEHCTVMESLLKTENEDAGQKVYLHYALAKEYEDLECWEAAWTHCAQAASLQRKRIQYDFRDDRTLFDTLCRRFDQRWFTETPPAENTADANPVFILGLPRSGSTLVERIVSSHSRVQSLGELAQWPLAVKRLSSIRQPGLFRADIAAQAVTMDLQRAADLYRQDTAYLRGSAPLFTDKLPSNFLYLPLLAKAFPQARLIHVYRNPMDSCFAMFKQLFADAYPFSYSLEELADYYIGYRELMDHWRNLLGDRLIEVNYDQLVQDQEQQTRALLDQLELPFETACLEFHRSAGAAATASATQVRQPIHQRSMGRWRQFASHLQPLRQRLEAAGVSAE, via the coding sequence ATGAGCCCGGTGGATATTAGCGGGAAGCTTAGTGAAGTACGCAGTGCCGTTGCCCGCAAAGACTGGCGAACTGCAACGGCGCTCTGCATCGATATTCTGAAGCGCGACCCCAGGCAGGCCGATGCCCATCTCGTCCTGGGTCTAGCAGCCGCGGAGGGCGGTAAGATTGATATGGCACTGCGCGCCTTCGATACCGTGCTGAAAATCGACCCCGCGCGCTTCGATGCCCGTGTTCAGAAAGCCCGCTGCCTGGTTCAGGCCGGGCGACACGCCGATGCCGAGCGTGAAGCGGATCGCTGTACCGAGCCCGCGCGCGATAACGCCAAAATTCTGGATGTGCTCGCAACCGTTTATAGTCATATCGGCAAGCAGGAGAAAGCCGAACCGCTGATCAGCCGTGCCGCAAGCCTGGCACCAGACGATATTGCCATCCTCTCCAATGCCGCAGCCATTCAACTTTTTGTCGGCCGGAAACAGGAAGCGGTGGACAACCTGCAGCGAGTTCTGGAGCAGAATCCTGATCACGGTCGCAGTCACTGGCAACTTTCCAGGGCGCGCCGGGCCGAGTGCTCTGAACACTGCACCGTGATGGAATCGCTACTCAAGACAGAGAATGAGGATGCCGGGCAAAAAGTTTACCTGCACTACGCCCTGGCGAAAGAGTACGAGGATCTCGAGTGCTGGGAGGCGGCGTGGACGCACTGCGCACAGGCCGCAAGCCTGCAACGAAAGCGTATTCAGTATGACTTCCGTGATGACCGCACCCTGTTCGATACACTGTGCCGGCGGTTTGATCAGCGCTGGTTCACCGAAACCCCGCCAGCCGAGAATACCGCGGACGCTAACCCCGTGTTTATCCTCGGCCTGCCCAGGTCGGGTAGCACCCTGGTGGAGCGGATCGTTTCCAGTCACAGTCGCGTCCAGTCCCTCGGTGAACTGGCCCAGTGGCCACTGGCGGTAAAGCGCCTGAGCAGCATCCGCCAGCCCGGACTGTTCCGGGCCGATATCGCCGCCCAGGCGGTAACGATGGATTTGCAACGGGCGGCCGACCTGTATCGACAGGATACCGCCTACCTGAGAGGCTCCGCGCCACTGTTCACCGATAAACTGCCCAGCAACTTTCTCTATCTACCTTTATTGGCCAAGGCTTTTCCTCAGGCGCGACTGATCCATGTATATCGCAACCCCATGGACAGCTGCTTTGCCATGTTCAAGCAACTGTTCGCCGATGCCTATCCCTTTTCCTACAGTCTGGAAGAACTGGCTGACTACTACATCGGCTATCGCGAGTTGATGGATCACTGGCGCAACCTGCTGGGTGATCGCCTGATCGAGGTCAACTACGATCAACTGGTACAGGATCAGGAGCAGCAGACCCGGGCATTGCTGGATCAGCTCGAACTCCCGTTCGAGACGGCCTGCCTCGAATTCCATCGCAGTGCAGGCGCAGCAGCGACCGCCAGCGCAACGCAGGTGCGCCAGCCAATACACCAGCGGTCCATGGGCCGCTGGCGTCAGTTTGCATCCCATCTGCAACCCCTGCGACAGCGGCTTGAGGCTGCCGGCGTGTCGGCTGAGTAA
- a CDS encoding TonB-dependent receptor yields MTKHNKKLIALAIAAAHTVPFAVQAQEGGQQSQALEEVVVTASRRSESIQEIPYNITAVTGEAIQNIGADDLSKMSQFIPGMQMIDSGARSTGLVTLRGMNVGGLQAAENQGGSDIISRYVNDTPLLIDFKLVDVDRVEVLRGPQGTLYGRGAMGGTLRYILNKPTTDAVEGSVSTELYQNSESDGLSSDVTGIFNLPLSETLALRVSANRIDDAGFVDYVNVLTEPGVSNDSRVVKDANTEETTSVRAALRWEPTEDFHAQVSYYLQDQQAGGRQAVNLAYTGDKYSSPLRYQEVRDNRDDLFNIELGWNTEAVEIFSTTSLAQYEGEGNRDQTDLLCVDIWPGYCDFPEFSSFTLEQDEEEAFVHETRFLSTDANSPDWLDWIAGVYYEENEGTGNSREFTPGYQDWAGIDTGYGELEYWAYSGSTFEERALFGETTFHPSEQLQVTVGARYFEQSEDIAYDCTLLPVYWYWTRDTVEPECDSGKSEIDDTVFKLNAAYNFTSDVMVYATAAEGFRRGGTNIGPQLLDSEKAFTSDSAVNYELGWHTTLADGRVIFNGAIFRIDWKDLQVPAKSELQAINITGNARKGQINGIELATQAAVTDNLGINAWVTYYDHGLKGDAPEIGGFDGDAFPGVPNLQANLALDYAVEVPTGELTLRGNAYYKDEIQTRLNSLGSFNDNELLDSYTLFNLSADYRLDQWRASLFADNVTNEYYYVGGRSARRYGERGQFHYVGLPRTIGASLSYEF; encoded by the coding sequence ATGACAAAGCACAATAAAAAGCTCATCGCACTCGCGATCGCAGCCGCGCACACAGTGCCATTTGCCGTACAGGCTCAGGAAGGTGGACAGCAATCCCAGGCGCTGGAAGAAGTCGTGGTAACAGCCAGCCGCCGCTCCGAATCTATCCAGGAGATCCCCTACAACATCACCGCAGTCACCGGTGAGGCCATCCAGAATATCGGTGCCGACGACCTGAGCAAGATGTCCCAGTTCATCCCGGGCATGCAGATGATTGACTCCGGTGCCCGCAGTACCGGACTGGTCACCCTGCGGGGTATGAACGTAGGCGGCCTGCAGGCCGCTGAAAACCAGGGCGGTAGCGATATTATCTCCCGCTATGTCAACGACACACCGCTGCTGATCGACTTCAAGCTGGTCGATGTCGATCGGGTGGAGGTACTGCGCGGCCCGCAGGGCACTCTCTATGGCCGAGGTGCCATGGGTGGAACCCTGCGCTATATCCTCAACAAGCCGACCACCGATGCTGTCGAAGGCTCCGTATCCACCGAGCTGTACCAGAACAGCGAGAGCGACGGCCTCTCCAGCGACGTGACCGGTATCTTCAACCTCCCCCTGTCTGAAACTCTGGCCCTGCGCGTCTCCGCAAACCGGATCGACGATGCTGGCTTTGTCGACTACGTGAATGTGCTGACAGAGCCTGGCGTGAGCAATGATAGCCGGGTCGTGAAGGACGCGAATACCGAAGAGACCACCTCTGTTCGCGCAGCACTGCGCTGGGAGCCAACCGAGGACTTCCACGCGCAAGTCAGCTACTACCTGCAGGACCAGCAGGCTGGTGGCCGCCAGGCCGTGAACCTCGCCTACACCGGTGACAAGTACAGCTCGCCGCTGCGCTATCAGGAAGTCCGGGACAACCGTGACGACCTGTTCAATATTGAGCTGGGCTGGAATACCGAGGCCGTCGAGATTTTCTCCACCACCTCGCTGGCACAATACGAAGGTGAGGGTAACCGCGACCAGACCGATCTGCTGTGTGTGGACATCTGGCCGGGTTACTGTGACTTCCCGGAGTTCTCTTCCTTCACACTGGAACAGGATGAAGAGGAAGCCTTCGTTCACGAAACCCGCTTCCTGTCCACCGACGCCAACTCCCCTGACTGGCTGGACTGGATCGCCGGCGTTTACTACGAGGAGAACGAGGGCACCGGTAACTCCCGCGAGTTTACCCCGGGTTACCAGGACTGGGCCGGTATCGATACCGGTTACGGTGAGCTGGAGTACTGGGCCTACAGCGGCAGCACTTTTGAAGAGCGCGCGCTGTTCGGCGAAACCACCTTCCACCCCAGCGAGCAACTGCAAGTCACTGTCGGCGCCCGCTATTTCGAGCAAAGTGAAGATATCGCCTACGACTGCACCCTGCTGCCGGTCTACTGGTACTGGACCCGTGACACCGTCGAACCCGAGTGCGATTCCGGTAAGTCAGAGATCGACGATACCGTGTTCAAGCTGAATGCGGCCTACAACTTCACCAGTGATGTCATGGTCTATGCCACGGCCGCCGAGGGCTTCCGTCGCGGTGGTACCAACATCGGTCCCCAGCTGCTCGATAGCGAGAAGGCGTTTACCTCTGACTCGGCAGTGAATTACGAACTTGGCTGGCATACCACCCTGGCCGACGGTCGGGTGATCTTCAACGGGGCCATTTTCCGCATCGACTGGAAAGACCTCCAGGTGCCAGCCAAGTCTGAATTGCAGGCCATCAACATCACCGGTAACGCCCGCAAAGGCCAGATCAACGGTATCGAACTGGCAACCCAGGCTGCGGTCACCGACAACCTCGGCATCAATGCCTGGGTGACCTACTACGACCACGGCCTGAAGGGCGATGCACCGGAAATCGGCGGCTTCGATGGCGATGCCTTCCCGGGCGTGCCCAACCTGCAGGCCAACCTGGCTCTGGACTATGCCGTTGAGGTCCCCACCGGTGAGCTGACCCTGCGCGGCAATGCTTACTACAAGGACGAGATCCAGACCCGACTGAACAGCCTCGGCAGCTTCAACGACAACGAGCTGCTGGACAGCTACACCCTGTTCAACCTGTCCGCGGACTACCGTCTCGATCAGTGGCGCGCCTCACTGTTCGCCGATAACGTCACCAACGAGTACTACTATGTTGGCGGTCGTAGCGCCCGCCGTTACGGCGAACGCGGACAGTTCCATTATGTCGGACTGCCCCGCACCATTGGTGCCAGCCTGTCCTACGAGTTCTGA
- a CDS encoding heme biosynthesis HemY N-terminal domain-containing protein, translating into MKRFLFSGLAFLLFGAFLAEMIRSYPGYLLLAVGGKRIEMNLWVAIGALALGLLLLFLTFWLLRSLLRGVEGGVSRIRFGRTRVARRRLTNGLVEFMEGNWARARRQLLKSAPRSDAPLINYLAAARSAYELGYRDEANELLAKAEASGDDTRLAVALSQARMQLLDKHYEQCIASLERAKQVEPRHPAVLQLLKEAYYRLGDWNRLRDLLPELEKHANMPDDEMEQLELEVYQHQLRDAASRRDPEKLGETWQSLSGRWQRNMALRSLYAELLHDIGRDEEAEKHLRWVLNREWRPELARLYGCLTGADTTEQLTVAEGWMKEYGENGDLLTCIGRLCLRNELWGKARQTFEKSLLLRSDPATTAELARLLYALGEKEEAAELYKEGLMQAVADLPELPLPGDGKPALEAYS; encoded by the coding sequence ATGAAGCGTTTTCTATTTTCAGGCCTCGCGTTTCTCCTGTTCGGTGCCTTTCTCGCCGAAATGATCCGCAGCTATCCCGGCTACCTGCTGCTGGCAGTCGGGGGCAAGCGGATTGAAATGAACCTCTGGGTAGCCATCGGAGCCCTCGCCCTGGGTTTACTGCTGCTCTTTCTCACCTTCTGGCTCCTGCGCAGCCTGCTGCGTGGCGTAGAGGGCGGCGTCAGCCGTATCCGCTTCGGCCGCACACGGGTTGCCCGCCGCCGGCTGACCAATGGGCTGGTGGAATTTATGGAGGGCAACTGGGCTCGCGCCCGCCGCCAGCTGTTGAAGAGTGCCCCGCGCTCCGATGCACCGCTGATCAACTATCTGGCCGCCGCCCGCAGCGCCTATGAACTCGGTTACCGGGATGAGGCCAACGAACTGCTGGCCAAGGCGGAAGCCAGCGGGGACGACACCCGTCTGGCGGTAGCCCTTAGCCAGGCGCGGATGCAGTTACTCGACAAGCACTACGAGCAGTGCATCGCCTCGCTGGAGCGTGCCAAGCAGGTAGAGCCCAGGCATCCCGCCGTCTTGCAGCTGCTGAAAGAGGCCTACTACCGTCTCGGTGACTGGAACCGTCTGCGTGACCTGCTACCGGAGCTTGAGAAGCACGCCAATATGCCCGACGACGAGATGGAACAACTGGAACTCGAGGTCTACCAGCACCAGTTGCGCGATGCAGCGAGCCGCCGGGATCCGGAGAAACTCGGCGAGACCTGGCAGAGCCTCAGCGGACGCTGGCAGCGCAATATGGCATTGCGCAGCCTCTACGCGGAATTACTCCACGATATCGGGCGCGATGAGGAGGCGGAAAAGCACCTGCGCTGGGTACTGAACCGCGAGTGGCGCCCCGAGCTGGCCCGCCTGTATGGCTGCCTGACCGGGGCCGACACCACCGAGCAACTCACGGTCGCCGAGGGATGGATGAAGGAATACGGCGAAAACGGCGACCTGCTGACCTGCATCGGACGCCTGTGCCTGCGCAACGAACTCTGGGGCAAGGCGCGGCAGACGTTTGAGAAAAGCCTGCTCCTGCGCTCGGACCCGGCCACGACTGCCGAGCTGGCTCGACTGCTTTATGCCCTTGGGGAAAAGGAAGAGGCAGCAGAACTCTACAAAGAGGGGCTGATGCAGGCCGTAGCCGACCTGCCCGAGCTACCCCTGCCGGGAGACGGCAAACCAGCGCTTGAAGCCTATAGCTGA
- a CDS encoding uroporphyrinogen-III C-methyltransferase — MTDKKSAKPETNSASSKDVPTVTEKAEPKSNFAKAEQDRGQGATGKNAKTKPETSKGGLGWLWLLLAALIVGGGGAWAWFNWPQVQHGFAELRSRLPGADQPDTSRETGAQTTPSATTAQQESPAPQPEPSTEPARTSPTPPVQGQVPATQQPGSVTSARQEQVEQAAAALAQEVERQDQVIAQLQQQIARMQRALNAQASRLGELGNVSRQDWQLAEADYLLRLANQRLLLERDSRAALGLLEEVDNILRRVDLPDLYAVRQQLARDITELKLVENIDREGIFLRLRALEEQLLRTDIQPEFDLATRDTSELIPEGESSEQGPMTRSWDNFVKFMQDSVRIRDGSIDPVLLSPQSEARFRQSLRLNMEQAELALLRENGTVFRDSLQRARKLLLDYGIPNHQREVLAAELEELSELDIEVELPSLAGSQSALHNYIERLHKTEGVEPGEGGGETQ; from the coding sequence ATGACTGATAAGAAATCCGCCAAACCCGAGACAAATTCTGCGTCCAGCAAGGACGTGCCCACCGTGACGGAGAAAGCCGAACCCAAGAGCAACTTCGCCAAGGCGGAGCAGGATCGCGGACAGGGGGCGACCGGGAAAAACGCGAAGACTAAGCCGGAGACAAGCAAAGGGGGGCTGGGCTGGCTGTGGCTCCTGCTCGCCGCATTGATTGTCGGTGGTGGTGGGGCCTGGGCCTGGTTCAACTGGCCACAGGTTCAGCATGGCTTCGCCGAGCTGCGATCACGCCTGCCGGGTGCTGATCAGCCGGACACCAGTCGCGAGACAGGGGCACAAACGACACCTTCCGCAACCACTGCGCAGCAGGAGTCGCCCGCCCCACAACCCGAACCGAGTACCGAGCCTGCGCGAACCTCTCCCACCCCACCCGTTCAGGGGCAAGTTCCTGCCACACAACAACCGGGTAGCGTGACCTCCGCCCGTCAGGAGCAGGTCGAGCAGGCAGCGGCAGCCCTGGCACAGGAAGTGGAGCGCCAGGACCAGGTGATCGCACAGCTGCAGCAGCAGATTGCCCGCATGCAGCGAGCCCTGAACGCTCAGGCGAGCCGCCTCGGCGAACTGGGCAATGTCAGCCGCCAGGACTGGCAACTCGCAGAGGCGGACTATCTTCTCCGCCTGGCCAACCAGCGATTGCTGCTGGAGCGGGACAGCCGCGCCGCACTCGGCCTGCTCGAGGAGGTGGACAACATCCTGCGACGGGTAGACCTGCCCGATCTCTATGCGGTGCGGCAGCAGCTGGCGCGCGATATTACCGAGCTCAAGCTGGTAGAGAATATCGACCGCGAGGGCATCTTCCTGCGCCTGCGGGCCCTCGAGGAACAGCTGCTGCGCACCGATATCCAGCCCGAGTTCGACCTGGCGACCCGCGACACGTCTGAGCTGATCCCAGAAGGCGAAAGCAGCGAACAGGGTCCGATGACTCGCAGCTGGGACAACTTCGTGAAATTCATGCAGGATTCCGTGCGCATCCGCGATGGCAGTATCGACCCGGTGCTGCTCTCGCCACAGAGTGAAGCCCGTTTCCGCCAGAGCCTGCGCCTCAATATGGAGCAGGCTGAGCTGGCGCTGTTGCGGGAGAACGGCACTGTGTTCCGCGATTCACTCCAGCGCGCGCGCAAGCTACTGCTCGACTACGGCATCCCCAACCACCAGCGCGAAGTACTGGCAGCGGAACTCGAGGAACTTTCGGAACTGGATATCGAAGTCGAGTTGCCCAGCCTCGCTGGATCCCAGAGCGCCCTGCACAATTACATCGAGCGGTTGCACAAGACGGAGGGTGTAGAGCCGGGTGAAGGAGGAGGGGAAACTCAATGA
- a CDS encoding uroporphyrinogen-III synthase: MEKPLQGRRILVTRPSAQAAGWCRRLHSAGAEADCIPMLDIVPITDDSGCQAIKQRILDFDQIDHAIFVSRNAVRFGFEWLDAYWPQLPMGTRFYAIGAATAAALEEAGVQCQSGGESMDSEALLALPALQDLREQKALIFRGRGGRPLIGETLRERGARVDYCELYDRSLPDTAISQLAAYQHQPDAIAVHSGETLQNLAHCIDACSRDALRRALLVCPSARVAAQGRELGFAHVVAATNAGDDAMFEALRRSLQGQ; the protein is encoded by the coding sequence GTGGAGAAACCGCTGCAGGGCCGGCGCATTCTCGTCACCCGCCCCTCGGCACAGGCGGCCGGCTGGTGCCGCCGGCTGCACAGCGCCGGGGCTGAGGCGGACTGCATCCCGATGCTGGATATCGTGCCGATCACCGATGACAGTGGCTGCCAGGCCATCAAACAGCGGATTCTTGACTTCGATCAGATCGATCACGCCATCTTCGTCTCCCGCAACGCCGTTCGCTTCGGCTTTGAATGGCTGGACGCATACTGGCCGCAACTGCCCATGGGAACACGCTTTTATGCGATCGGCGCGGCCACTGCAGCCGCACTGGAAGAAGCGGGTGTCCAGTGCCAGAGCGGCGGTGAAAGCATGGACTCCGAGGCCCTGCTGGCACTGCCTGCACTGCAGGATCTCCGCGAGCAGAAGGCGCTGATTTTCCGCGGTCGCGGCGGCCGGCCTTTGATTGGCGAGACCCTGCGGGAGCGGGGCGCCCGGGTCGACTATTGCGAACTCTACGACCGCAGCCTGCCCGACACCGCCATTTCCCAACTGGCGGCATACCAACACCAGCCGGACGCCATCGCCGTCCATAGTGGCGAAACACTTCAAAACCTGGCCCATTGCATCGATGCTTGCAGCCGGGACGCCCTGCGCCGGGCACTGCTGGTCTGCCCCAGCGCCAGGGTTGCAGCCCAGGGCCGGGAACTGGGCTTTGCCCATGTGGTTGCCGCCACCAACGCCGGCGACGACGCCATGTTCGAGGCTCTCAGGCGCTCCCTGCAGGGCCAGTGA
- the hemC gene encoding hydroxymethylbilane synthase → MPISRIRIATRESALALWQAEFVRAELERHHPDLTVELLPLTSRGDQLLDIPLAKVGGKGLFVKELEKAMLDGRADIAVHSMKDVPMEFPEGLHLPVICEREDPRDAFVSNHFSGIDALPEGAVVGTSSLRRQCQLLARRPDLEVKFLRGNVNTRLAKLDAGEFDAIILAAAGLLRLEMRDRIRDFLAPEILLPAGGQGAVGIESRRDPELEALLRPLHHTETSTRLVAERALVRRLNGSCQVPIGGFAVLEDGELWLRGLVGSPDGKEMIRAERRGPAADGEAMGFAVADELLANGADKILQSV, encoded by the coding sequence ATGCCCATCTCCCGAATCCGCATCGCCACCCGTGAGAGCGCCCTGGCACTCTGGCAGGCCGAATTTGTCCGCGCCGAGCTGGAGAGACACCACCCCGATCTCACCGTGGAACTCCTTCCCCTCACCAGCCGCGGCGACCAGCTACTGGACATCCCGCTGGCCAAGGTCGGCGGCAAGGGGCTTTTTGTGAAGGAACTGGAAAAGGCCATGCTGGATGGGCGCGCGGATATCGCCGTGCACTCGATGAAGGATGTGCCGATGGAGTTTCCCGAAGGACTGCACCTGCCGGTGATCTGTGAGCGCGAGGACCCGCGCGACGCCTTTGTGAGCAATCACTTCTCCGGTATCGATGCGCTACCGGAGGGCGCCGTCGTCGGGACCTCGAGCCTCCGTCGCCAGTGCCAGCTGCTGGCCCGGCGTCCGGACCTGGAAGTCAAATTCCTGCGCGGCAATGTGAACACCCGGCTCGCCAAACTGGACGCCGGTGAATTTGACGCCATTATTCTCGCTGCCGCCGGCCTGCTGCGGCTGGAAATGCGCGATCGCATCCGTGATTTCCTCGCCCCCGAGATCTTGCTGCCGGCCGGCGGTCAGGGCGCTGTCGGCATCGAGAGCCGCCGCGACCCGGAACTGGAAGCGCTGTTGCGCCCGCTCCACCACACCGAGACCAGTACCCGGCTGGTGGCCGAGCGCGCCCTGGTAAGGCGCCTCAACGGTAGCTGCCAGGTGCCGATCGGCGGCTTCGCCGTGCTGGAGGATGGAGAGCTCTGGTTGCGCGGCCTGGTGGGCAGCCCGGACGGTAAAGAGATGATCCGCGCCGAACGACGCGGCCCCGCCGCCGACGGCGAAGCGATGGGATTTGCCGTCGCCGACGAGCTGCTCGCCAACGGCGCGGACAAGATCCTGCAGTCGGTCTGA